The following nucleotide sequence is from Alkalihalobacillus sp. LMS39.
CCCATGCTTGACGAACATCTTTATTTAGCAGGAGGAAAAGAAAAAGCAGCAATTTTTACGGTAGATGGAATTAAAATGGGTGTCATTATTTGTTATGATTTGAGATTCCCTGAACTGTCCAGGCAATTAGCGTTAGCTGGAGCTGAAATTATCGTCATTGTAGCGGAATGGCCAGAAGCAAGAAAGGACCATTGGCGAATTCTTCAAAGAGCAAGGGCGATTGAAAACCAATGTTTTATCGTTTCTGCTAATCGCGTTGGAACGTATAACGATGTTCAATTTTGTGGGCGTTCAACGGTCGTCTCTCCGTGGGGAGAAGAAATAGCAGAAGGGTCTATGGAAAAGGAAGAAACGATTATCGTAACGATCGATTCTACTCAAGTACCCGCAGTACGGAATCAAGTACCCGTGTTCCAGAGCCGGCGCCCGAATTTATATGGATAAAGAGTAGTGCCTGTGAACGTTCTTCTTTTATGGAAGGCGATGAAGGACAGAACAAGAGGAAAAGTGAGAG
It contains:
- a CDS encoding carbon-nitrogen family hydrolase gives rise to the protein MKLALYQMDIVPGNPAANRNKVKNWVEEVMAAENLDMLVLPEMWTTAYTLPNLHTMAESEKNETAQWLASLAKAYNVNIIGGSIATMEDEKIYNRALVFNRVGDCIHQYDKMHLVPMLDEHLYLAGGKEKAAIFTVDGIKMGVIICYDLRFPELSRQLALAGAEIIVIVAEWPEARKDHWRILQRARAIENQCFIVSANRVGTYNDVQFCGRSTVVSPWGEEIAEGSMEKEETIIVTIDSTQVPAVRNQVPVFQSRRPNLYG